The Canis lupus baileyi chromosome 5, mCanLup2.hap1, whole genome shotgun sequence region TCTCTAAGTTTTTAAGTTACCAGCGAACGCTTGGTGGCGCTGTTGACTAAGAAGGCGAATTAACCACCGGCATTGTGCGCAGGCTCTAAGGCACCGATCCGGTTCGGGAAACTAGGCATTGTGAGCCTGGGCCGACTTTTAAGCAAGCAAATATGAGCAAATCTGGAAAGGATTATTCGCTAGACGTTCTTCCAGGGTTGAAAGGCACAAGACTGCGTTTGTTGGCACTGCCGGAGGCTTAGCTTGACAATATATCCGGGAAGAACATGGCCGAAAGCGCAATGGAGGCCAGAGGCGACAGCTTTCTTAGACAAAGGCAAgttctatttctctttgtttttctgggTGTGTCTCTGGCCGAGTCTGAGTCAAGACGCTACTCTGTGGTTGAGGAAACGGAGAGGGGCTTTTTAATAGCCAACCTAGCAAAGGATCTAGGGCTAGGGGTGGGGGAACTGGCTGTGAGGGGAGCCCAGGTTGTGTCTAAAGGGAACAGACAGCATATTCAGCTCAACCATCAGAACGGCGATCTGCTCCTGCATGAGAAATTGGACCGGGAAGAGCTCTGCGGCCCCACGGAGCCCTGTGTACTGCATTTTCAGATATTACTGCAAAACCCTTTGCAGTTTATTACATATGAGCTTCAGGTCATAGACGTAAATGACCATTCCCCGGTATTCTTTGAACATGAAATGCAGCTGAAACTCTTAGAAAACACGCCACCAGGGACCATAATTCCTTTGGGAAATGCTGAGGACTTGGATGTGGGAAGAAACAGTCTCCAAAACTACACGGTCACTCCTAATTCCCATTTCCACGTTCTCACACGCAGTCGTAGGGATGGAAGAAAGTATCCACTACTAGTGCTGGACAAAGCACTGGACCGTGAGGAGCAGCCAGAACTCATTTTGACTCTCACCGCGTTGGATGGTGGCTCTCCACCCCGGTCGGGGATCGCCCAGGTTCACATTGTGGTCTTAGACATAAACGACAACGCCCCAGAATTTACACAGTCACTCTATGAGGTTCAAGTTCTAGAGAACAGCCCCATTAACTCTGTTCTTGTCACCGTCTCAGCTTCTGATTTAGATACAGGAAATTTGGGGACGGTTTCATATGCATTTTTTCATGCTTCTGAAGAAATTCGCAAAACTTTTCAGCTCAATCCAattactggtgatatccagctagTCAAATATTTGAATTATGAGGTTATGAATACCTATGAAGTGGACATAGAAGCCAAGGATGGCGGAGGCCTTTCAGGAAAAACAACAGTAATAGTTCAGGTGGTTGATGTGAACGACAACCCTCCAGAACTGACCTTGTCCTCAATAGCCAGCCCTATCCCTGAGAACTCACCAGAGACTGTGGTGGCTGTTTTCAGTGTTTCTGATCCAGACTCCGGAGACAATGGCAGAATTATGTGTTCCATCGAGAGCAATCTCCCTTTCAACCTCAAACCATCAGAAGAGAATTTCTATACCTTGGTAACAAATGGGGCGCTGGACAGAGAGAGCCAGGCGGAGTACAACATCACCATCACCGTCAGTGACCTGGGGACCCCCAGGCTGAAAACCCAGCACAACATCACCGTGACGGTCTCCGACGTCAACGACAACGCCCCCGCCTTCAGCCAGACCACCTACACCCTGCGCGTCCGCGAGAACAACAGCCCCGCCCTGCACATCGGCACCGTGAGCGCCACCGACAGAGACGCGGGCGCCAACGCCCAGGTCACCTACTCGCTGCTGCCGCCCCGGGACCCGCACCTGCCGCTCGCCTCGCTGGTGTCCATCAACGCGGACAACGGGCAGCTGTTCGCGCTCAGGTCCCTGGACTACGAGGCGCTGCAGGCCTTCGAGGTCCGCGTGGGCGCGGCCGACCGCGGCTCGCCCGCGCTGAGCAGCCAGGCGCTGGTGCGCGTGCTGGTGCTGGACGACAACGACAACGCGCCCTTCGTGCTGTACCCGCTGCAGAACGGCTCTGCGCCCTGCACCGAGCTGGTGCCGCGGGCGGCCGAGGCGGGCTACCTGGTGACCAAGGTGGTGGCGGTGGACGGCGACTCGGGCCAGAACGCCTGGCTGTCGTTCCAGCTGCTCAAGGCCACGGAGCCCGGGCTGTTCGGCGTGTGGGCGCACAACGGCGAGGTGCGCACCGCCCGGCTGCTGAGCGAGCGCGACGCCGTCAGGCACAGGCTGCTGGTGCTGGTCAAGGACAATGGCGAGCCGCCGCTGTCGGCCAGCGTCACGCTGCACGTGCTGCTGGTGGACGGCTTCTCGCAGCCCTACCTGCCGCTGCCGGACGTGGCGGCGGCCGAGGCCCGGGCCGACCCGCTCACCGTCTACCTGGTCATCGCCTTGGCGTCCGTGTCGTCGCTCTTCCTGTGCTCGGCGCTGGCGTTCGTGGCGGTGCGGCTGTGCAGGAGGAGCGGGGCGGCGTCGGGGGGTGGCTGCGCGGTGCCCGAGGGCCACTTTCCGGGCCACCTGGTGGACGTCAGCGGCGCGGGGACCCTGTCCCAGAGCTACCAGTACGAGGTGTGTCTGGCGGGAGGGACTGGGACCAGCGAGTTCAAGTTCCTCAAGCCCATTATTCCCAGTGGTCTGTTTCAGGATACTGAGTGAGACTAAAGCAAAGCTCTACTTTTATGGATAGTTTAGGTTTCATTTacacaacagtaaaaaaaaatagttgtttgGCTGTGGTTGTTTGcttttgaaatcaagaatcttTCGTTGATATAACATTTTGCTTATATGTTGATTTTACTTTGTGTTGTTTGTAATCCttgcatattcttttttcatCTGCTTTCTGTCCTATAAGGCAGTCTTAatgtct contains the following coding sequences:
- the LOC140633531 gene encoding protocadherin beta-3-like, with the protein product MAESAMEARGDSFLRQRQVLFLFVFLGVSLAESESRRYSVVEETERGFLIANLAKDLGLGVGELAVRGAQVVSKGNRQHIQLNHQNGDLLLHEKLDREELCGPTEPCVLHFQILLQNPLQFITYELQVIDVNDHSPVFFEHEMQLKLLENTPPGTIIPLGNAEDLDVGRNSLQNYTVTPNSHFHVLTRSRRDGRKYPLLVLDKALDREEQPELILTLTALDGGSPPRSGIAQVHIVVLDINDNAPEFTQSLYEVQVLENSPINSVLVTVSASDLDTGNLGTVSYAFFHASEEIRKTFQLNPITGDIQLVKYLNYEVMNTYEVDIEAKDGGGLSGKTTVIVQVVDVNDNPPELTLSSIASPIPENSPETVVAVFSVSDPDSGDNGRIMCSIESNLPFNLKPSEENFYTLVTNGALDRESQAEYNITITVSDLGTPRLKTQHNITVTVSDVNDNAPAFSQTTYTLRVRENNSPALHIGTVSATDRDAGANAQVTYSLLPPRDPHLPLASLVSINADNGQLFALRSLDYEALQAFEVRVGAADRGSPALSSQALVRVLVLDDNDNAPFVLYPLQNGSAPCTELVPRAAEAGYLVTKVVAVDGDSGQNAWLSFQLLKATEPGLFGVWAHNGEVRTARLLSERDAVRHRLLVLVKDNGEPPLSASVTLHVLLVDGFSQPYLPLPDVAAAEARADPLTVYLVIALASVSSLFLCSALAFVAVRLCRRSGAASGGGCAVPEGHFPGHLVDVSGAGTLSQSYQYEVCLAGGTGTSEFKFLKPIIPSGLFQDTE